A part of Crassostrea angulata isolate pt1a10 chromosome 5, ASM2561291v2, whole genome shotgun sequence genomic DNA contains:
- the LOC128182960 gene encoding protein IMPACT homolog: protein MVMRKIPVLSSKKSPIRIASHRPEELREKRKKLFDIQQKYAAKNVHTKIKGDKLVLTKSGNIYRDKLGQRPSADEVISGEEIKSPISAGKQIEDNGNRFTAHATPTESHKQVRGALIDIMRAPTVSSASHNVFAYRFKSNDGIIHEGADDDGEHGAGRALLRSLIDNEHLNVTVVVSK, encoded by the coding sequence aTGGTGATGAGGAAGATCCCGGTACTCAGCAGTAAAAAGTCGCCCATCAGAATAGCCAGCCACCGCCCAGAGGAGCTGAGGGAAAAACGCAAGAAACTGTTTGATATACAACAGAAGTACGCTGCCAAAAATGTGCACACGAAAATCAAGGGAGACAAGTTGGTTTTAACAAAGAGCGGCAACATATACAGAGACAAACTGGGCCAACGTCCATCCGCTGACGAGGTCATCTCAGGTGAAGAAATCAAAAGTCCAATCTCTGCGGGTAAACAGATAGAGGACAACGGTAATCGGTTCACCGCCCACGCTACACCGACCGAATCTCACAAGCAGGTTAGAGGAGCTCTCATCGATATCATGCGTGCCCCTACAGTGTCAAGTGCGAGCCACAATGTGTTTGCCTATCGATTTAAGAGTAACGACGGAATCATTCACGAGGGGGCGGACGACGACGGAGAACATGGGGCAGGGAGAGCCTTGCTAAGATCCCTTATCGACAATGAACATCTAAATGTAACTGTCGTGGTATCAAAATGA